One window of the Acinetobacter equi genome contains the following:
- a CDS encoding ABC transporter ATP-binding protein, which yields MSDLSVGLQNLPSTSHEKLNADINPNAVIGAEINIEQLYKLYGQVTVLEDLDLHIQPGEFVAIVGRSGCGKSTLLRLIADLEQPSYGEIKFKSARHLREGITSDDIRVMFQDPRLLPWRSIEENVQLGLPKEQHANASAMLEKVGLKEKATLWPSQLSGGQRQRTALARALSHKPRILLLDEPLGALDALTRLDMQNLIEKLWTEQGFTAMLVTHDVSEAVQLADRIILLDKGLIAKQFEVKLPRPRQKGIEFSKLEQEVLHAVLAT from the coding sequence ATGTCTGATTTAAGCGTAGGATTACAAAATTTGCCTTCTACAAGTCATGAAAAGTTAAATGCTGATATTAATCCAAATGCAGTTATTGGTGCAGAAATTAATATTGAACAACTCTATAAACTTTACGGACAAGTCACCGTACTTGAAGATCTAGATTTACATATACAACCTGGTGAGTTTGTTGCGATTGTTGGACGAAGTGGCTGTGGTAAAAGTACACTTCTTCGTTTGATTGCAGACTTAGAACAACCAAGTTATGGTGAAATTAAGTTTAAGTCAGCACGCCATTTACGCGAAGGTATAACGTCAGATGACATTCGTGTCATGTTCCAAGATCCACGGTTACTTCCTTGGCGCAGTATTGAGGAAAATGTTCAACTTGGTTTACCAAAAGAACAACATGCAAATGCATCTGCAATGCTAGAGAAAGTAGGCTTAAAAGAAAAAGCCACTCTATGGCCATCTCAACTTTCTGGTGGACAGCGTCAACGTACAGCTTTAGCACGTGCACTTTCACATAAACCGCGTATTTTATTGCTCGATGAACCATTAGGTGCTTTAGATGCTTTAACACGTTTAGACATGCAAAATTTAATTGAAAAACTTTGGACTGAACAAGGTTTCACTGCCATGTTAGTCACACATGACGTTAGTGAAGCAGTCCAACTTGCAGACCGTATTATTTTGTTAGATAAAGGACTTATTGCAAAACAATTTGAAGTTAAATTACCTCGACCACGTCAAAAAGGTATTGAATTTTCTAAACTTGAACAAGAAGTCCTCCATGCCGTTCTTGCAACTTAA
- a CDS encoding bifunctional alpha/beta hydrolase/class I SAM-dependent methyltransferase: MYKNSQHTFCSFDGTELYYQHWESSQNINDKKAIVLFHRGHEHSGRMAHLVQELNLPEFDFFAWDARGHGHSPGERGDAPSFSACVKDIQYFIQHIEQQYGISTENIAVIAQSVGAVLAATWVHDYAPKLRALCLASPAFDIKLYVPFAETGLRTLNKLKGNFFIQSYVKANMLTHDIERAKSYEQDPLIARAISVRMLLGLYDASKRIVNDAYHIYVPTQVLSSGNDFVVFQKPQREFYEKLPHPKKEFHLLEGFFHDTLGEKHREIAIQKIHRFIQQCFTEPYQKPDLLNADKIGFSCAIAEELSSPLPENSIKNKVWQLIKSNLKFGSQFSQGLKIGEDTGYDSGSTLDFVYRNQPESSNPLGNIIDQQYLNAIGWRGIRVRKQHIEQLLRKYVEQLNQQNRTIRIMDIAAGHGRYILDAVNQLPKRPHSILLRDYSDINVQAGQKMIAERELNDIAQFILGDAFDAASLAAVKPKPTLVVISGLYELFNENALITQSLSGIHSAMEKGGYIIYTGQIWHPQQEFIARALTSHRQGSAWVMRLRSQAEMDTLVENAGFKKVDQCIDEYGIFTVSVAQKI, encoded by the coding sequence ATGTATAAAAATTCTCAACATACCTTTTGCAGTTTTGATGGCACTGAATTGTATTATCAACACTGGGAAAGTTCACAAAATATTAATGATAAAAAAGCGATTGTACTTTTCCATCGCGGTCATGAACATTCAGGTCGAATGGCACATTTAGTTCAAGAACTAAACTTACCTGAGTTTGATTTTTTTGCATGGGATGCTCGTGGTCATGGGCATTCCCCTGGTGAACGAGGTGATGCACCCAGTTTTTCAGCTTGTGTAAAAGATATTCAATATTTTATACAACATATTGAACAACAATATGGAATTTCAACAGAGAATATTGCTGTTATAGCACAAAGTGTTGGTGCTGTTTTAGCTGCTACATGGGTACATGATTACGCCCCTAAACTTCGTGCATTGTGCCTTGCCTCTCCTGCTTTTGATATTAAATTATATGTACCTTTTGCAGAAACAGGCTTAAGAACTCTCAATAAACTTAAGGGTAATTTTTTTATTCAAAGTTATGTCAAAGCAAATATGCTGACCCATGATATTGAACGTGCAAAATCATATGAACAAGACCCTTTAATTGCCCGTGCAATTTCAGTCCGAATGCTTTTAGGCTTATATGATGCATCAAAACGAATCGTAAATGATGCCTACCATATTTATGTCCCAACGCAAGTTTTAAGCTCTGGAAATGACTTTGTCGTCTTTCAAAAACCACAGCGTGAATTTTATGAAAAGCTTCCTCATCCTAAAAAAGAATTTCATCTTTTAGAAGGCTTTTTCCATGACACATTAGGTGAAAAGCATAGAGAAATAGCAATACAAAAAATTCATCGCTTTATTCAGCAATGCTTCACTGAACCTTATCAAAAACCTGATTTATTAAATGCAGATAAAATTGGCTTTAGTTGTGCAATTGCAGAAGAACTCAGTAGCCCATTACCTGAAAACTCAATTAAAAATAAAGTATGGCAACTCATCAAAAGTAATTTGAAATTTGGTAGCCAATTTTCTCAGGGTTTAAAAATTGGTGAAGATACTGGCTATGATTCTGGTAGTACCCTTGATTTTGTTTACCGTAATCAACCAGAAAGTAGTAATCCACTTGGAAATATTATTGATCAACAATATCTTAATGCGATTGGTTGGCGTGGTATCCGTGTTCGAAAGCAACATATTGAGCAGCTCTTAAGAAAATATGTTGAACAGCTCAATCAACAAAACCGAACCATTAGAATTATGGATATTGCTGCAGGTCATGGTCGTTATATTTTAGATGCTGTAAATCAGCTTCCTAAACGTCCACATTCTATTTTGTTACGAGATTATAGTGACATCAATGTTCAAGCTGGACAGAAAATGATTGCTGAACGTGAACTTAATGATATTGCTCAATTTATATTAGGAGATGCTTTTGATGCTGCATCTTTAGCTGCTGTAAAGCCTAAACCAACCTTAGTTGTCATTTCCGGATTATATGAACTATTCAATGAAAATGCGCTGATTACACAGTCCCTTAGCGGTATTCATTCTGCAATGGAAAAAGGTGGCTATATTATCTATACAGGTCAAATTTGGCATCCTCAGCAAGAGTTTATTGCACGTGCACTAACCTCCCATCGACAAGGCTCAGCATGGGTCATGCGTTTACGCTCACAGGCAGAAATGGATACATTAGTAGAAAATGCTGGCTTTAAAAAAGTCGATCAATGTATAGATGAATACGGAATTTTCACGGTATCTGTTGCACAAAAAATTTAA
- a CDS encoding 5'-nucleosidase: MSDLALIMALPNESKGLFEAEGIQVNYSGIGKVNAAFKAFEVIQKTGCNTLLNLGTAGSSHFNAHDLVEVTQFVQRDMDVSPLGFEVGVTPVDTDYPAAIHLDEYFEHLPKGICGTGDNFEVGIPKVPCNLVDMEGYALAKVCKRLGVRLISVKYITDGADDAAHLDWEENLLFGAKKLLELYQLIK; the protein is encoded by the coding sequence ATGTCAGATTTAGCACTGATTATGGCATTGCCAAATGAGTCCAAAGGTTTATTTGAAGCAGAAGGAATTCAAGTGAATTACAGCGGTATTGGTAAAGTAAATGCTGCGTTTAAAGCATTTGAAGTGATTCAAAAAACTGGATGTAATACCTTATTAAATTTAGGTACAGCAGGAAGTTCGCATTTTAATGCACATGATTTGGTGGAAGTTACGCAATTTGTACAGCGTGATATGGATGTCTCACCATTAGGTTTTGAAGTAGGTGTTACACCTGTTGATACAGATTATCCTGCTGCCATTCATTTAGATGAATACTTTGAGCATTTACCTAAAGGTATCTGTGGTACAGGCGATAATTTTGAGGTTGGAATACCTAAAGTACCGTGTAATTTAGTTGATATGGAAGGTTATGCACTTGCAAAAGTTTGTAAGCGTTTAGGTGTGCGCTTAATTTCTGTCAAATATATTACCGATGGTGCAGATGATGCTGCTCATTTAGATTGGGAAGAAAATTTATTATTTGGTGCTAAAAAACTTTTAGAATTATATCAATTAATAAAGTAA
- a CDS encoding ankyrin repeat domain-containing protein, producing the protein MKLNSFSPLPEDDELHLPELVYWASLGNIDEVKASLNAGTDVNTADDDGYSALHAAAENGYLDIVKLLVSQGANVQHKAPYTALELAEMADQTEIVEYLKQQ; encoded by the coding sequence ATGAAACTAAATTCATTTTCACCACTTCCTGAAGATGATGAATTACATCTTCCTGAATTAGTATATTGGGCATCTTTGGGTAATATTGATGAAGTAAAAGCGAGCCTTAATGCTGGTACTGATGTAAATACAGCAGATGATGATGGCTATAGTGCACTTCATGCTGCGGCTGAAAATGGTTATTTAGATATTGTTAAATTACTCGTATCACAAGGTGCGAATGTACAACATAAAGCACCTTATACTGCTTTAGAGCTAGCAGAAATGGCAGATCAAACAGAGATTGTTGAGTACTTGAAGCAACAATAA
- a CDS encoding NADPH-dependent FMN reductase — MKIQVLIGSVREGRTAIKIAKWIHQSFERQQWQTIELELIDLKEWNLPIFAGSNSPMSGIYNQPKQQAWADKIATGDAYILISPEYNHGYSPALKNALDYLGKEWGGKPAAYVGYGSTNGSRSIDQIRQVCTQLGMIDSNAVVEIRDIFSRNKSEEFEANEFDEKALKAAFDKIIQYVSA; from the coding sequence ATGAAAATACAAGTACTCATTGGCAGTGTGCGTGAAGGGCGTACTGCAATTAAAATTGCAAAATGGATTCACCAAAGCTTCGAACGCCAACAATGGCAAACTATTGAACTTGAATTAATCGATCTAAAAGAATGGAATTTACCTATTTTTGCAGGTAGTAATTCTCCTATGTCTGGTATTTATAATCAGCCAAAACAACAGGCTTGGGCAGATAAAATTGCAACAGGCGATGCCTATATTCTAATTAGCCCTGAATACAATCACGGCTATAGCCCTGCTCTCAAAAATGCACTCGATTACTTAGGTAAAGAATGGGGTGGAAAACCAGCAGCATACGTAGGATATGGCAGTACCAATGGATCTCGATCAATCGATCAAATTCGACAAGTTTGTACACAATTGGGCATGATTGATAGCAATGCAGTGGTGGAAATTCGAGATATCTTCTCTAGAAATAAAAGTGAAGAATTTGAAGCCAATGAATTTGATGAAAAAGCTTTAAAAGCAGCTTTTGATAAAATTATTCAATATGTTAGCGCTTAA
- the lspA gene encoding signal peptidase II, which yields MPNPHHKKGFFQFYSHNLVWVGLSIIAIILDQWTKWIAVTHLHYADPVPVMPFLNWTLLYNYGAAFSFLSDAGGWQRYFFTALAGIVSVVFVFWLMRMPKNVKVLPIAIALILGGAIGNLIDRVSLGYVVDFIHVYYNNSHFPAFNIADSAITLGTILLLIDTFFLEKKRIQHAEAQK from the coding sequence ATGCCTAATCCACATCATAAAAAGGGCTTCTTTCAATTCTACTCACACAATTTAGTGTGGGTGGGGTTATCCATTATCGCAATTATTCTAGATCAATGGACGAAATGGATTGCTGTTACACATTTGCATTATGCAGATCCTGTACCTGTAATGCCCTTTTTAAATTGGACATTATTATATAACTATGGCGCAGCTTTTAGTTTCTTGTCCGATGCTGGTGGATGGCAACGTTATTTCTTTACAGCCCTTGCAGGAATTGTGTCTGTTGTTTTTGTTTTTTGGCTCATGCGTATGCCGAAAAATGTAAAAGTACTCCCAATTGCAATTGCACTTATTTTAGGTGGTGCAATTGGAAATTTAATTGACCGTGTATCTTTAGGTTATGTGGTCGATTTTATCCATGTGTACTACAACAACAGTCACTTCCCTGCATTTAATATTGCAGACAGTGCCATTACACTTGGTACAATTTTATTGTTGATTGATACTTTCTTCCTTGAGAAAAAACGTATCCAACATGCGGAAGCGCAAAAATGA
- the ileS gene encoding isoleucine--tRNA ligase, with protein MSDKQTPENAVDYKATLNLPGTDFAMKANLAVREAKWLEEWYADNIYQQIRASRIGKKKYVLHDGPPYANGQIHLGHAVNKVLKDIIIKSRVMDGFDAPYVPGWDCHGLPIELKVEEKVGKVGVKVDASTFRKACREYAYTQVDLQKKDFIRMGVFGDWDNPYLTMNFKQEADIVRSLGAIAKNGHIQPGLKPVNWCLDCGSALAEAEVEYEDKKSDAIDVGFTVVDLADLSARLGVTVTDSTDIVIWTTTPWTMPANQAVSLHAEIEYQLVQATGENKAAQNLILAKDLVQSATERYGFESFEVIADFVGAKLENLVLQHPLITERQVPVILGEHVIATSGTGAVHTAPGHGVDDYKVGLLYNLKVENPVGGNGVYLPTSPLFPGEHIYKANPKIIAALTEAGKLWAHVAIKHSYPHCWRHKTPIIFRATPQWFISMDEKGLRQGALNAIENDISFVPDWGKNRIQAMIDGRPDWCISRQRTWGVPIPFFVHKDTNELHPRTPELIEEVAKLIEQEGIDGWYNRDAAEFIGADAEQYNAVRDTLDVWFDSGTTHYAVLREREELTDPADLYLEGSDQHRGWFQSSLLTSIAINGRAPYKGLLTHGFVVDEKGRKMSKSIGNVITPQDIIKDMGADGLRFWIASADYRYEMTAGKEIFSRASDGYRRIRNTLRFLLANLNGFKPSTDALPVDQLIALDQYILQRASDVQETIKKAYEDMNFHIVTNALTNFCINDLGGFYLDIIKDRQYTTKADSQARHSAQTALYHLVQAFVRWMSPILSFTAQEAWPLIPEQSEKYVFTAEWYDIPVASTANVVSEAEWQTLISIKSAVNKHIEAARNAKLVGSNLSAKVELWASAELKAVLDKLGDELRFVLITSQVIVNAFDAAQGQESELEGLRVKISAADGEKCARCWHVLPDVNTHSAHPGLCGRCIINLPTGQGEERKYA; from the coding sequence ATGAGCGATAAGCAAACTCCTGAAAATGCAGTGGACTATAAAGCCACGCTAAACCTCCCAGGTACTGACTTTGCAATGAAAGCAAATCTAGCAGTACGTGAAGCGAAATGGTTAGAAGAGTGGTATGCCGATAACATTTATCAGCAGATTCGTGCATCGCGAATTGGCAAAAAAAAGTATGTGCTTCACGACGGTCCTCCGTATGCAAATGGACAAATCCATTTAGGTCACGCAGTCAATAAAGTTCTTAAAGATATTATTATTAAAAGCCGTGTAATGGATGGCTTTGATGCACCATATGTACCAGGTTGGGACTGTCATGGTTTACCTATTGAACTTAAAGTAGAAGAAAAAGTAGGTAAAGTTGGCGTTAAAGTTGATGCTTCAACTTTCCGTAAAGCTTGCCGCGAATATGCTTACACTCAAGTCGACTTACAAAAGAAAGACTTCATTCGTATGGGCGTATTTGGTGATTGGGATAATCCTTACCTTACAATGAACTTCAAACAAGAAGCTGATATTGTTCGTTCATTAGGTGCTATTGCTAAAAACGGTCATATTCAACCAGGTCTTAAACCAGTGAACTGGTGTTTAGACTGTGGTTCAGCTTTAGCTGAAGCAGAAGTTGAATACGAAGATAAAAAATCTGATGCGATTGACGTTGGTTTCACAGTTGTTGATTTAGCTGATTTATCTGCACGTTTAGGCGTAACTGTTACAGATTCGACAGATATCGTTATTTGGACAACAACTCCTTGGACTATGCCTGCAAACCAAGCTGTTTCTCTTCATGCTGAAATTGAATATCAACTTGTTCAAGCAACAGGTGAAAATAAAGCAGCACAAAACCTTATTCTTGCAAAAGATTTAGTACAATCTGCAACTGAGCGTTATGGCTTTGAATCTTTCGAAGTTATTGCAGACTTTGTTGGTGCTAAATTAGAAAACTTAGTTCTTCAACATCCTTTAATTACAGAGCGTCAAGTACCTGTAATTTTAGGTGAACACGTTATTGCAACAAGTGGTACAGGTGCAGTACATACAGCACCAGGTCACGGTGTAGATGACTATAAAGTTGGTTTACTATATAACTTAAAAGTTGAAAATCCTGTCGGTGGTAATGGTGTTTATTTACCAACTTCACCACTGTTCCCAGGCGAACATATCTATAAAGCAAATCCAAAAATTATTGCTGCTTTAACTGAGGCAGGCAAACTTTGGGCACATGTTGCGATCAAACATAGCTACCCTCACTGCTGGCGTCATAAAACACCAATTATCTTCCGTGCAACACCACAATGGTTCATTAGCATGGATGAAAAAGGTTTACGTCAAGGTGCATTAAATGCAATTGAAAACGACATCAGCTTCGTTCCAGATTGGGGTAAAAACCGTATTCAAGCAATGATTGACGGTCGTCCAGATTGGTGTATTTCTCGTCAACGTACTTGGGGTGTTCCAATCCCATTCTTCGTTCATAAAGATACGAATGAATTGCACCCACGTACGCCTGAATTAATTGAAGAAGTTGCTAAACTGATTGAACAAGAAGGTATTGATGGTTGGTATAACCGTGATGCAGCTGAGTTCATTGGTGCTGATGCTGAACAATACAATGCAGTACGCGATACGCTAGACGTATGGTTTGACTCTGGTACAACGCACTATGCAGTACTTCGTGAACGTGAAGAACTGACTGATCCAGCAGACTTATATCTTGAAGGTTCAGATCAACATCGTGGTTGGTTCCAATCTTCATTATTAACGTCAATTGCAATTAATGGACGCGCACCTTACAAAGGCTTATTGACTCACGGTTTCGTAGTCGATGAAAAAGGCCGTAAGATGTCAAAATCTATTGGTAACGTGATCACACCACAAGACATCATTAAAGATATGGGTGCTGATGGTCTTCGTTTCTGGATCGCATCTGCAGATTACCGTTATGAAATGACAGCGGGTAAAGAAATCTTTAGCCGTGCATCTGATGGTTACCGTCGTATCCGTAATACGCTTCGCTTCTTACTTGCGAACTTAAATGGTTTCAAACCATCTACTGATGCACTTCCTGTAGACCAATTAATCGCACTTGATCAATATATCTTACAGCGTGCAAGCGACGTTCAAGAAACAATTAAGAAAGCATATGAAGATATGAACTTCCATATCGTTACAAATGCTTTAACAAACTTCTGTATTAATGACTTAGGTGGTTTCTACCTAGACATCATCAAAGACCGTCAATACACAACAAAAGCAGATTCACAAGCACGTCATTCTGCACAAACTGCGTTGTATCACTTGGTACAAGCATTTGTTCGTTGGATGTCACCAATCTTAAGCTTTACAGCTCAAGAAGCATGGCCTTTAATTCCAGAACAATCTGAAAAATACGTATTTACAGCTGAATGGTATGACATTCCTGTTGCCTCTACAGCAAACGTAGTTTCAGAAGCTGAATGGCAAACGCTCATTAGCATTAAATCTGCTGTGAATAAACATATTGAAGCAGCACGTAATGCAAAACTAGTGGGTTCTAACCTATCTGCTAAAGTTGAACTTTGGGCTTCTGCAGAGCTTAAAGCTGTATTAGACAAACTGGGTGATGAGCTTCGTTTTGTTCTTATTACCTCTCAGGTTATTGTCAATGCATTTGACGCAGCACAAGGTCAAGAATCTGAACTTGAAGGTTTACGCGTTAAAATTTCAGCAGCAGATGGTGAAAAATGTGCACGTTGCTGGCATGTGCTTCCAGATGTAAATACACATTCTGCACATCCAGGCTTATGTGGTCGTTGTATTATTAACCTTCCTACAGGCCAAGGCGAAGAGAGAAAATATGCCTAA
- the ribF gene encoding bifunctional riboflavin kinase/FAD synthetase codes for MKLLRLNALSTHSELPHTAVTIGNFDGVHLGHQAMIKQLKHIASEQNLKTAIMIFEPQPLEFFKAYDAPPRISSLREKVEYLAELGVDYVIVAKFDHHFRSLNAEEFAQILKEKLSAQHLVLGDDFHFGKNRQGNSEFLKQYGFHVTNLETILLDGERVSSTRIRQTLQADDLALAAKLLGRPYSITGRVQYGDQIGRTINFPTINVRLNRHKPCLNGIYGVEVICETESLQAKVKNENPSKIGIAGYTPTALFGAGHVGTRPAIKQAHPEWRLEVHFPEVSANLYGLLMRVTFLNYLHGEKDYPSLEALKAGIDDDVEKLLEFRLNNSSFPFK; via the coding sequence ATGAAGTTACTGCGCTTAAACGCTTTATCTACGCATTCTGAGTTACCTCACACGGCGGTTACAATAGGTAATTTTGATGGCGTGCATCTTGGTCATCAAGCCATGATCAAGCAGCTCAAGCACATTGCGTCAGAACAGAATTTAAAAACGGCTATCATGATTTTTGAGCCACAGCCTTTAGAATTTTTTAAGGCTTATGATGCGCCTCCCCGCATTAGTTCATTACGTGAAAAAGTAGAATATTTAGCTGAACTTGGTGTCGATTACGTTATTGTTGCAAAATTTGATCATCATTTTAGAAGCTTAAATGCCGAAGAATTTGCCCAAATATTAAAAGAAAAATTAAGTGCTCAACATCTAGTACTAGGCGATGATTTTCATTTTGGCAAAAACCGTCAAGGAAACAGTGAATTTTTAAAGCAATATGGTTTTCATGTTACCAATCTAGAAACTATTCTTTTAGATGGCGAACGCGTCAGTTCAACTCGTATTCGTCAAACACTACAGGCAGATGACCTAGCCCTTGCTGCCAAATTATTGGGTCGTCCATATAGCATTACGGGTCGTGTGCAATATGGAGATCAAATTGGACGAACCATTAATTTTCCAACAATTAATGTTCGTTTAAATCGTCATAAACCTTGTTTAAATGGTATTTATGGCGTTGAAGTAATTTGTGAAACAGAATCATTACAAGCGAAAGTAAAAAATGAAAATCCAAGTAAAATAGGTATTGCTGGATATACCCCTACTGCATTATTTGGTGCAGGTCATGTCGGTACTCGTCCCGCAATCAAACAAGCACATCCAGAATGGCGATTAGAAGTACATTTCCCTGAAGTTTCTGCTAATCTGTATGGCCTATTAATGCGGGTGACGTTCTTGAACTATCTTCATGGTGAAAAGGACTACCCTTCGCTTGAAGCACTAAAAGCTGGAATTGATGATGATGTTGAGAAACTTCTTGAGTTTCGTCTCAACAATTCATCTTTTCCATTTAAATAA
- a CDS encoding CDP-alcohol phosphatidyltransferase family protein, with amino-acid sequence MPSIYQLKPAFQNLLRPLVQYLYKKGCTANQITLLAMFLSLAISLFIYLYFQNPAANYIFLLIYPIWMLVRMAFNAIDGMLAREFHQQSHLGAFYNELCDVIADSALFMSLIVFSCIHPQLLLLMTFLAILSEYTGVMAPLVGQERRYDGPMGKSDRAFWTSVITIIVITQNFLHFSMTIISYLINGLLGVICILLLLTIYNRIKNSITLQG; translated from the coding sequence ATGCCTTCTATTTACCAATTAAAACCAGCATTTCAAAATTTATTACGCCCGCTTGTTCAATATCTTTATAAAAAAGGCTGTACAGCAAATCAAATTACCCTCTTAGCAATGTTTCTTTCATTGGCTATCAGTCTATTTATTTATCTCTATTTTCAAAATCCTGCTGCCAATTATATCTTCCTTTTAATTTATCCTATTTGGATGTTAGTACGGATGGCATTTAATGCGATTGATGGCATGCTCGCACGCGAATTTCATCAGCAATCTCATTTAGGTGCTTTTTATAATGAATTATGCGATGTCATCGCAGACAGTGCATTATTTATGAGCCTCATTGTCTTTTCTTGTATTCATCCACAGCTCCTGCTACTTATGACCTTCTTAGCCATTTTAAGTGAATATACGGGGGTAATGGCTCCACTTGTGGGACAAGAACGTCGTTATGATGGTCCTATGGGGAAAAGTGATCGTGCCTTTTGGACAAGTGTTATCACAATCATTGTAATCACCCAAAATTTTCTACACTTTTCAATGACAATCATATCTTACCTGATCAATGGTTTACTTGGAGTTATTTGTATTCTTCTACTTCTCACAATTTATAACCGTATAAAAAATAGTATTACATTACAGGGTTAA
- a CDS encoding TetR/AcrR family transcriptional regulator, with the protein MEQKKSTQKRHQLLSAALDVFSLYGFNGASLDEIAQIAEMHKSNIFYYYENKEALYVEVLTTVLQKWLAPLQTLETELEPDEAITNYLLQKIEVSRTQPKASRLFALELIQGAPHILDILKGPLKKLVKRKAKVIIMWQEQGKISTDIDPELLILNIWAITQNYADFSTQMEMVTGKTLRNRSMQQRIIQHTVHMMLYGILPRNENK; encoded by the coding sequence ATGGAACAAAAAAAGAGTACGCAAAAGCGTCATCAACTTCTCAGTGCAGCATTAGATGTCTTTTCACTATATGGCTTCAATGGAGCTAGCTTAGATGAAATTGCACAAATTGCAGAAATGCATAAGTCAAATATTTTCTATTATTATGAAAATAAAGAAGCTTTATATGTTGAAGTACTAACAACTGTACTTCAAAAATGGTTAGCTCCATTGCAAACGCTTGAAACTGAACTTGAACCCGATGAAGCTATAACAAATTATTTATTGCAAAAAATTGAAGTTTCTCGCACTCAGCCAAAAGCTTCTCGTTTGTTTGCATTAGAGCTTATTCAAGGTGCCCCACATATTCTCGATATTTTAAAAGGTCCTTTGAAAAAGTTAGTTAAACGTAAAGCTAAAGTCATTATCATGTGGCAAGAACAAGGTAAAATTTCAACAGATATTGACCCTGAATTACTTATTTTAAATATTTGGGCTATTACTCAAAACTATGCTGACTTTTCTACTCAAATGGAAATGGTCACAGGAAAAACATTGCGTAACCGCAGCATGCAACAACGTATTATTCAACATACTGTTCACATGATGCTTTACGGTATTCTTCCACGTAATGAAAACAAATGA
- a CDS encoding FKBP-type peptidyl-prolyl cis-trans isomerase, whose translation MTDFINPNEETRVAEGAKVELHFSVAIENGPEIDNTRSREEPVSLVVGDGNLLPGFEKALFGLRAGDRRTVSLLPEDAFGPWNPENVQKFDTIKFEQRPIVGHMIEFEDKAKSSLYGVVKTVGDDITEVDFNHPLAGKNITFEVEIFKVTPAGQQGIKIM comes from the coding sequence ATGACAGATTTTATTAATCCAAATGAAGAAACACGTGTAGCAGAAGGTGCTAAAGTTGAACTTCATTTCTCAGTTGCAATTGAAAATGGCCCTGAGATTGACAACACTCGTAGTCGTGAAGAGCCTGTAAGCCTTGTAGTTGGCGATGGTAATTTACTACCTGGCTTTGAAAAAGCATTATTTGGTTTACGTGCTGGAGACCGTCGTACGGTTAGTCTTCTTCCTGAAGATGCTTTTGGTCCATGGAATCCAGAAAACGTACAAAAGTTCGATACAATCAAATTTGAACAACGTCCTATTGTTGGTCATATGATTGAATTCGAAGACAAAGCAAAATCAAGTCTTTATGGTGTGGTTAAAACTGTAGGTGATGATATTACCGAAGTTGATTTTAACCATCCTTTAGCAGGCAAAAATATTACATTTGAAGTAGAAATTTTCAAAGTAACACCTGCAGGACAACAAGGTATTAAAATCATGTAA